TCAAGTTTATCTTTAACTTGGCTCCTTATAGCCAGTGGAATTTTTCGTGTCCCACTTATGAATGGCACTGCATCACTAgataaagttatattaaaataccTGTTGACCTTTCCTACACCTGAAAAAATGCTCTTATAACTATTTATAATATGATTTGTTTCATTATCTATCATACTAACACTAGGCTGATCGCAAACAATTTGAAAGTCTCTTGCTGCCTTTAGGCCTAATAGAGATTTTTGTTTATCATTATCTAAAATATAGAACAGacaatctttaaatattttcttgaaagagcaaggtatataaattttaccaacaacATTAATAACATGTCCAGTATAGCTAGATAATGAACTATTAGTATTTTCAAGCATTttataatcaatatttaaatttttaaaatcactacTGTTCAATATATTGACTTCTCTTCCAGTATCAACTTTTAAAATACTCCCTTTACCATTAATAATGATTTTTTGGAACCATTCTGAAGAGTTCGGATTAATTTCATTAACAGTCCACACTAGTACCTGTTCATCAGTTAAATCAGTGTCAGAATTGCTACAACTACTATCGTTATCATTGATTTCATGGACTTTGTTGTTATTATCAGGACAAAATTTACGGTAGTGTCCTTTTTTGTTACACAAAGAACAATATCTGAAAAATGCAGGACACTTACCCCTAATATGCTGAAGTCCACATTTATAACACTGAATATAATGGTTACCTGTATTTTTGTCAGTAACTTTGTGGCTTGTAGACTGCTCCTTCTCATACTTTGAACCATACCTTGACTGTCCTGTAGATCCAGGTCTcttttcttcatttcttttcttcacAACACTAACACTTTcactttctttggatatttcacgtTGAGTAACAGCACTATTTTCCATAGCCCTACAGATGTCTATAGCTTGTGCTAGTTTTAAATCAGCacattgtaataatttttcttgaattcgtAGATCATGTGTACCCAAAACAATCctgtccaaaattaaagtatcctTTTCTTTAAACTCACATGTTGATGCTAATTGTTTCAAGGCAGTTACAAACTGATCGATActttcattttgtaattgatctcttttaaagaatttaaatgttCATAAATTAAATTCTTAAGAGGGCTGCAGTATGTATCAAACTTACACAAAACAACATTGTACTTCTGATCATCTCCAACATTTTCATACTCGAAGGTATTGAATATCTTCAGCCCTTCATCTCCCAGCTGATTTAGGAGAATAGCGATTTTTATGTGGTCTGGTTTTTCACTTTTGCCGGAGGCTGTTAAAAATAACTGGAACTTTTGCTTCCAAAATTTCCACTCGTGAGAAATATTATTTCCTTGGAAACTAAACGGTTCTAAGCCTTTACAAGTATCTGTCATCTTGATTCGAGCACAGTATAGCTCCTTtacttacatatattttttataggCTTTTGTCACATGCACCGGCTTTTAACACAACTTAACCTATCGTCACTTTTCCGCTGCCCACCATGTAATGTATTCCTCTTTAGGACTGTTGGacataacataaagctacttacgataggttttattaatttattaagctttataagaaTTGTATAACTAACCTTAATTCAGTTCAC
This is a stretch of genomic DNA from Diabrotica undecimpunctata isolate CICGRU unplaced genomic scaffold, icDiaUnde3 ctg00003145.1, whole genome shotgun sequence. It encodes these proteins:
- the LOC140432186 gene encoding uncharacterized protein: MTDTCKGLEPFSFQGNNISHEWKFWKQKFQLFLTASGKSEKPDHIKIAILLNQLGDEGLKIFNTFEYENVGDDQKYNVVLYQLQNESIDQFVTALKQLASTCEFKEKDTLILDRIVLGTHDLRIQEKLLQCADLKLAQAIDICRAMENSAVTQREISKESESVSVVKKRNEEKRPGSTGQSRYGSKYEKEQSTSHKVTDKNTGNHYIQCYKCGLQHIRGKCPAFFRYCSLCNKKGHYRKFCPDNNNKVHEINDNDSSCSNSDTDLTDEQVLVWTVNEINPNSSEWFQKIIINGKGSILKVDTGREVNILNSSDFKNLNIDYKMLENTNSSLSSYTGHVINVVDNDKQKSLLGLKAARDFQIVCDQPSVSMIDNETNHIINSYKSIFSGVGKVNRYFNITLSSDAVPFISGTRKIPLAIRSQVKDKLDDMVRKKPNCTSHQISNIGISPDHDKTEAITKMTPPSNKKELQRFLGTIVYLAKFIPNLSEHTSPLRCLLSSKNEWHWGHNEQACFDKLKNLVASATTLHYFNPDKKTILSVDASPIWFGGHGLARWVSN